ttcttggtgtgcatgaagaatgtcctggaatgatgcctggccaccttgaggagtaaccaactctccctggtcctcccagtcattatcaaagagtgaatcatcccgctccacttcaacaatcatgttatgcatgattacacaagcggtcgtcacctcccacagagtttgcacatcccaggctctggcagggtgtctgacgatagcccaacgagcttggaggatgccaaatggccgctcgacatctttccgggctgcctcttgctctttggcaaaccttgcctcctgctctgagttgggttttcggattgtcttcacgagtgtagcccaaggtggatagataccatcagcaaggtagtaccccttggtgtagtggtggtcattgatctcaaaatccacatcaggggactgaccttacgctagcctatcaaacaccggagagcgctgcagcacattgatgtcattgtgcgagccagccattccgaagaatgagtgccaaatccatgtatcctgtgaagcaacagcttcaagaatgactgtgcacccctcagaatgACCGATGTATGCCCCCAgccaaccaaaggggcagttctttcactcccagtgcatgcagtctatgctgccaagcatcccaggaaaccccctggaagtgttgattgacaacagacgagcatcctaatcgctgccgtgcatttctggtacgaagagaggcctaccttgccaattgcatccactttcgcgcagaagtagtcgtcgtagagcttgacgccatccattatccggcggaACAACGGCCTGGACATCCGAAAACGCCGGCGAAACATGGCCGGCGTGAACAATGCCTTGGGTTGGAAGTAGTCGGTGAAGAGCTGGTCGTGGCCGCattctcttttgcggtccaaggcggcCGCGCGCCCCGGCAAGGACCCCCGGTGCACGGGGATCTGCGAGACAATGTGCTCGTGGATGATCAGCGCAGCATCCGTGAAAAATTAATCGTCGGAGTCCTCGTTggacgacgtgtcgatgaagttcttgaagaagtagtcgtcgtcgctgtccaccatgatctacacatgaaaagggacaaattttagatcgtccatttcatcgaacacctcgcagGCGGAGGCCATCCAATGCGTCCGTAGGGACCTGCAGGCAATGGCCGTCCCGGCCGACTTGCGGTCTGAAAacacggtgcacgagagctcacctccggcggcAACGGCGCAGCTGCTAACGGCGGGAGGTCTCGCAACGGTGAGAGGACAACAGCGTCGGCGACGGCGTCCTCCGACTATGCTACGAAGCAGCTAAAGCAGCGCGGGGCCGCGACCTATGCTTCCGCCCCGCTTGTCGGCGTCTcgacgacggtggccggcgtcgacgccGCTCACAAATCGCCGGTTCTTGGCTGGCGGCGGAGCGGCgggagatgtgtgcgaggggtttgtgttttgggagacagacaggcgggccaggggcggacaaggggaggacgcgagcggccaacattcggcgtccgcggccacgcaaactcgtcccagatttgggccgggtttggatcgtcccggacgccgcggccatccgttttaaggataggtccgcgcgctgggccgcgtttttatcCGGCTCGATCCGAACgtgcgggcgcggtttgggttggagatgcccttactgcCCATCCTGAAATGCTCCTACCACTGCGATTATTAATGTAGTAATAGCCGTTGCTGTTCGTTTGCAGTCTTGCAGCACAGCTCTGTCAATCAGTAATCGCGGGTAGCTGGAGCTTGTTGAAAGCTCTGGTCAGTTCATGAATGCAGATGGCAAAATCAAAAATAAACCATGCGAAAGCTCAAGCAGTAAATCATGTCAGATGGTCCTGAACTCTTGATCACCCTGCAATCATAGGCTCTTCATAGCTCTAGCCTTGCACCGAAAAATTAGTCAGATTCTCTCTTAACAAATGTGAGGCAGACCAAATGCACGAGCATCCCGTTCCGTGCATGACAGCTGAATACGAGCTTCAGTCTGGATAAAATTCGATCAGCATCTATAAAAGTCAGTCAGGCTCCTCCAATCCTCTCACTCGCACCGACGCGCACCGGCCAGTGTCCCTGTCACCTCCGGCCGGCCCCGCTCGCTCCCCCCACAGTGATCCCGCGCTTCCACCACACGATGCCACCTCCGACGACTGCAAGAATCCAGCGACCGGACGCGGCCAAGCTCCTCCTCCTGCTTCTCACATTCCTCTTGGCCCAAAATGCAttcgccgccgccggcgacgagGACTCCGAGCACGCGGCGGCCGTGGACCGGCATTGCGCCGGCATGCTGCACCGCGACGTGTGCGTCTCCACGCTGTCCTCCATCCCGGACCTGGCGCAGAAGCCGCTGGGGGACGTGATCTCGGAGGTGGTGGGCCGCGCGGCGTCGGCGGTGCGCGCGGCCGCGTCCAACAGCACGTCCTACCTGTCCCGGCCCTCGCGGCTGCGCACGcgcgaccggctcgcgctggccGACTGCGTGGAGCTGTTCGGGCACACGCTGGACCAGCTCACCACGGCGGCGGCCGAGCTCTCCTCGACCAACCGCTCCGCGGAGGAGTCGGTGGCGGGCGTGCAGACGGTGCTGTCGGCGGCCATGACCAACCAGTACACCTGCCTGGACGGGTTCGCCGGCCCGTCGGCCGAGGAGGACGGCCGCGTCCGGCCATACATCCAGGGCCGCATCTACCACGTCGCGCACCTCGTGTCCAACTCGCTCGCCCTGCTCCGCCGCCTCCCGCAGCGCCGGCGAGGCCGTGAGGCGTTCGAGGAGTATGGCCCCGTGCGGCGCGGCGGGTTCCCGTCGTGGGTGTCGTCCGGGGACCGGAGGCGGCTGCAGGGCTTCCCGGGCACGGTGCCCGACCTGGTGGTGGCCAAGGACGGGAGCGGGAACTTCACGACGGTGGgggaggcggtggcggcggcgcccaACAACAGCGCGACGCGGTACGTGATCCACGTCAAGGCCGGGGGATACTTCGAGAACGTGGA
This region of Lolium perenne isolate Kyuss_39 chromosome 2, Kyuss_2.0, whole genome shotgun sequence genomic DNA includes:
- the LOC127331532 gene encoding pectinesterase — encoded protein: MPPPTTARIQRPDAAKLLLLLLTFLLAQNAFAAAGDEDSEHAAAVDRHCAGMLHRDVCVSTLSSIPDLAQKPLGDVISEVVGRAASAVRAAASNSTSYLSRPSRLRTRDRLALADCVELFGHTLDQLTTAAAELSSTNRSAEESVAGVQTVLSAAMTNQYTCLDGFAGPSAEEDGRVRPYIQGRIYHVAHLVSNSLALLRRLPQRRRGREAFEEYGPVRRGGFPSWVSSGDRRRLQGFPGTVPDLVVAKDGSGNFTTVGEAVAAAPNNSATRYVIHVKAGGYFENVEVGSEKTNIMLVGDGMWRTVIKASRNVVDNYTTFRSATLAVVGAGFLARDLTVENAAGPSKHQAVALRVNADLSAFYRCSFVGYQDTLYAHSLRQFYRDCDVYGTVDFIFGDAAVVLQNCNLYARRPDPGQKNAFTAQGREDPNQNTGISIQGCKVAAAADLVPVQANFSSYLGRPWKQYSRTVFMQSKIESLIHPRGWLEWNGTFALDTLYYAEYINRGPGADTSARVTWPGYRVLTSAIDASNFTVQTFVQGDLWLNSSSFPYSLGLR